A genomic region of Chlorobaculum parvum NCIB 8327 contains the following coding sequences:
- a CDS encoding NAD-dependent epimerase/dehydratase family protein: protein MSKTVLITGASGFIGSHLVKRCLKDGYRVKALVRKGNSCIEPLRTSGVEVVTGDVRDADAVDTAVQGCDLVLHAAALTSDWGPMQDFIDINVGGTRNVCESSLRHGVGRLVHISSFECFDHHLLGRIDEETPCMPRRQSYPDTKIGGSNEVWAAMKRGLSASILYPVWVYGPGDRTLFPLLADSIRKRQMFYWSRNSPISLVYIDNLVELILLAATRPEADGEAFMACDGEPITFEEVCQRVAKAIGSPSPSLYLPFGLVRNLAWMMETAYRIFGSETRPLLTRQAVDVLASRALADVSKSRKMLGWQSLVPQDEGIRRTLDWLVTVDPSLWKMK, encoded by the coding sequence ATGAGCAAAACAGTCCTTATCACAGGCGCGTCGGGGTTTATCGGTTCGCATCTGGTAAAGCGTTGCCTGAAGGACGGGTATCGCGTCAAGGCGCTGGTGCGGAAGGGAAACTCCTGCATCGAGCCGTTGCGCACTTCCGGCGTCGAGGTGGTGACGGGCGATGTGCGCGATGCCGACGCGGTCGATACTGCCGTGCAAGGTTGTGATCTTGTGCTGCACGCAGCGGCGCTGACTTCCGACTGGGGGCCGATGCAGGATTTCATCGACATCAACGTCGGCGGCACGCGCAACGTGTGCGAGTCGTCGCTACGGCACGGGGTTGGGCGGCTGGTGCACATCAGCTCGTTCGAGTGCTTCGACCACCACCTGCTCGGCCGTATCGATGAAGAGACGCCCTGCATGCCGCGAAGGCAATCCTATCCCGATACAAAAATCGGTGGAAGCAACGAGGTTTGGGCGGCGATGAAGCGTGGACTTTCAGCGAGCATTCTCTACCCTGTCTGGGTTTACGGGCCCGGAGATCGCACCCTTTTCCCTTTGCTGGCCGACAGCATACGCAAACGGCAGATGTTCTACTGGTCTCGGAATTCGCCGATCAGTCTGGTTTATATCGATAACCTTGTCGAGCTGATCCTGCTTGCCGCCACTCGTCCCGAGGCCGATGGGGAGGCGTTCATGGCCTGCGACGGCGAACCGATTACCTTCGAGGAGGTGTGCCAGCGTGTCGCCAAGGCGATTGGCTCGCCGTCGCCGTCGTTGTATCTGCCGTTCGGCCTGGTGCGGAATCTTGCCTGGATGATGGAAACGGCCTACCGGATATTCGGAAGCGAAACGCGCCCGCTGCTGACCCGGCAGGCAGTCGATGTGCTCGCCTCGCGCGCGCTGGCCGATGTGTCGAAATCCCGCAAAATGCTTGGCTGGCAAAGTCTCGTGCCACAGGACGAGGGCATTCGCCGCACGCTCGACTGGCTGGTGACGGTCGATCCGTCACTGTGGAAGATGAAATAG
- a CDS encoding vitamin B12-dependent ribonucleotide reductase, with amino-acid sequence MKIARLFTSPGENVYDRFDYTLRTSVLRNPDGSKVFEMNDVEVPVSWSQVAADILAQKYFRKTGVPQRDGEGNLMIGEDGRPVTGSENSIKQVAHRLVGCWQDWGKKHNYFDSDEDAQAFYDEVVYMLLAQMAAPNSPQWFNTGLQFAYGINGPAQGHFYVDPETGETRESEDAYSRPQAHACFIQSVKDDLVNEGGIFDLAVREARVFKFGSGSGTNYSNLRGSGEKLSGGGSSSGLMSFLKIFDSAAGAIKSGGTTRRAAKMVIIDIDHPDVEKFIEWKAKEEDKVASMVAGSKICSRFLKAIVDEALKGGTDRQENEMLNTLIKNALHRGVPMSYILRVLALVEQGYTTLDFEEYDTHYESEAYQTVGGQNSNNSVRVTNEFMKAVQNDEMWVLRERTTGKDARAVRAKDLWEKIVMSAWKCADPGLQFDSTINEWHTCPVSGRINASNPCSEYMFLDDTACNLASLNLAHFLDEESGKIKITELQHASALWTVVLEISVLMAHFPSEDIARLSYEFRTLGLGFANLGRILMVLGIPYDSPRALAIAGGIAALMTGQAYVTSADLAKDHGAFARYRENSNEMLRVIRNHRRAAHNSAEEEYEGLVVKPRGIDSEYCPKELFTAAGKVWDEALKRGKKYGFRNAQVSVIAPTGTIGLVMDCDTTGIEPEFAIVKFKKLAGGGYFKIVNQSVHKALARLGYSDTQIEEIEKYCKGHGTLRGCPGINQQWLKSRGFTDEKIEAVEKQLESVFDIRFAFNKWIIGDEFCHSLGFTEEQLNDPGFDMLSELGASDEDIEAANDYVCGTMMIEGAPHLKAEHLPVFDCASTCGRKGERYINHMAHVHMMSAVQPFISGAISKTVNMPASATTAEIGDVYEAAWQSMVKAITIYRDGSKLSQPLNISSIADLDEVVMLGTEEELDETKGPKEVQERIVERVYHRSERRMLPKRRKGYIREAYVGGHKVFLRTGEYEDGSLGEVFIDMYKEGASFKGLLNCFAVLASKALQYGMPLEELVDSFTFTRFEPAGAVQGHNAIKNSTSILDYVFRSIGYDYLGRKDFVHVKAVDEVPEVTTNGNGNGNGKAHKAKDSEAELAVHTAKAHADDNSVLRSQAAQAKVQGYTGEQCENCGSVRVKQNGTCKVCEDCGMTTGCS; translated from the coding sequence ATGAAAATCGCCCGCCTGTTCACCTCCCCAGGTGAAAATGTCTATGATCGTTTCGACTACACCCTGAGAACTTCGGTGCTTCGCAACCCGGACGGTTCGAAGGTCTTCGAGATGAACGATGTCGAAGTGCCGGTTTCGTGGTCGCAGGTTGCCGCCGACATTCTTGCGCAGAAGTATTTCCGGAAAACCGGCGTTCCTCAGCGTGATGGCGAGGGAAACCTCATGATCGGCGAGGATGGCCGTCCGGTGACCGGCAGTGAGAACTCCATCAAGCAGGTGGCGCATCGTCTGGTCGGCTGCTGGCAGGATTGGGGCAAGAAGCACAACTATTTTGACTCCGACGAGGATGCACAGGCATTTTACGACGAGGTAGTCTACATGCTGCTGGCGCAGATGGCTGCGCCGAACTCGCCGCAGTGGTTCAACACCGGCCTCCAGTTCGCTTACGGCATCAACGGCCCGGCGCAGGGGCACTTCTACGTCGATCCGGAGACGGGCGAAACCCGCGAGTCGGAAGATGCCTACAGCCGCCCGCAGGCGCACGCCTGTTTCATCCAGTCGGTCAAGGACGATCTGGTCAACGAGGGTGGCATTTTCGACCTGGCCGTGCGCGAGGCTCGCGTCTTCAAGTTCGGCAGTGGCTCGGGCACCAACTACTCCAACCTTCGCGGCTCGGGCGAAAAGCTCAGCGGCGGCGGCAGTTCGTCGGGTTTGATGAGCTTCCTGAAAATTTTCGATTCGGCGGCAGGCGCTATCAAATCGGGCGGCACCACGCGGCGGGCGGCCAAGATGGTTATCATCGACATCGATCATCCGGATGTTGAAAAGTTCATCGAGTGGAAGGCCAAGGAGGAGGACAAGGTGGCCTCGATGGTGGCCGGTTCCAAAATCTGTTCGCGCTTCCTGAAAGCGATCGTGGACGAGGCGCTCAAGGGCGGCACCGACCGTCAGGAGAACGAGATGCTCAACACGCTCATCAAGAACGCCCTGCATCGTGGCGTGCCGATGAGCTACATTCTGCGCGTGCTGGCGCTGGTCGAGCAGGGTTACACGACCCTCGATTTCGAAGAGTACGACACGCATTACGAGTCCGAGGCCTACCAGACCGTCGGCGGCCAGAACTCCAACAACAGCGTCCGCGTGACCAACGAGTTCATGAAGGCAGTGCAGAACGACGAAATGTGGGTGCTTCGCGAGCGCACCACCGGCAAGGATGCCCGTGCCGTGCGCGCCAAAGACCTGTGGGAAAAGATCGTGATGAGCGCCTGGAAGTGCGCCGACCCCGGCTTGCAGTTCGACTCGACCATCAACGAGTGGCACACCTGCCCGGTGAGCGGCCGCATCAACGCGAGCAACCCCTGCTCGGAGTACATGTTCCTCGACGACACCGCCTGCAACCTCGCCAGCCTCAACCTTGCGCACTTCCTCGACGAGGAGTCGGGCAAGATCAAGATCACCGAGCTCCAGCACGCTTCAGCGCTCTGGACGGTGGTGCTTGAAATTTCAGTGCTGATGGCCCACTTCCCGTCCGAAGACATCGCCCGCCTGAGCTACGAGTTCCGCACGCTCGGCCTCGGCTTCGCGAACCTCGGCCGCATCCTGATGGTGCTCGGCATTCCGTACGACTCGCCACGCGCGCTGGCCATCGCTGGCGGCATCGCAGCGCTCATGACCGGCCAGGCTTACGTCACCTCCGCCGATTTGGCGAAGGACCACGGCGCGTTCGCCCGCTACCGCGAGAACAGCAACGAAATGTTGCGCGTCATCCGCAACCACCGCCGCGCAGCGCACAACAGTGCTGAGGAGGAGTACGAAGGGCTGGTGGTCAAACCGCGCGGCATCGACTCCGAATACTGCCCGAAAGAGCTGTTTACGGCGGCTGGAAAGGTGTGGGACGAAGCGCTCAAACGTGGTAAGAAGTACGGTTTCCGCAACGCGCAGGTAAGCGTCATCGCACCGACCGGCACCATTGGCCTCGTCATGGATTGCGATACCACGGGCATCGAGCCGGAGTTCGCCATCGTCAAGTTCAAGAAGCTTGCGGGCGGCGGCTACTTCAAGATCGTCAACCAGTCGGTGCACAAGGCGCTTGCCCGCCTCGGCTACTCGGATACGCAGATCGAGGAGATCGAGAAGTACTGCAAAGGCCACGGCACCCTGCGCGGCTGCCCCGGCATCAACCAGCAGTGGCTCAAGAGCCGCGGCTTTACCGACGAAAAGATCGAGGCGGTCGAGAAGCAGCTCGAAAGCGTCTTCGACATCCGTTTCGCCTTCAACAAATGGATTATCGGCGACGAGTTCTGCCACTCCCTCGGCTTCACCGAAGAGCAGCTCAACGACCCCGGCTTCGACATGCTGAGCGAACTCGGCGCGAGCGATGAGGACATCGAGGCGGCCAACGATTACGTCTGCGGCACCATGATGATCGAGGGCGCGCCGCACCTGAAAGCGGAGCACCTGCCGGTGTTCGACTGCGCCAGCACCTGCGGACGAAAGGGCGAGCGCTACATCAACCACATGGCGCACGTGCACATGATGAGTGCCGTGCAGCCCTTCATCTCCGGCGCGATCTCCAAGACGGTCAACATGCCCGCCAGCGCTACCACCGCTGAAATCGGCGACGTGTACGAAGCCGCATGGCAGTCGATGGTCAAGGCGATCACCATCTACCGCGACGGCTCCAAGCTTTCGCAGCCGCTCAACATCTCCTCCATTGCCGACCTCGACGAGGTGGTCATGCTCGGCACCGAGGAGGAGCTGGACGAGACCAAAGGCCCGAAGGAGGTGCAGGAGCGCATCGTCGAGCGGGTTTATCACCGCTCCGAGCGCCGGATGCTGCCGAAGCGCCGCAAGGGGTACATCCGCGAGGCGTACGTCGGTGGCCACAAGGTGTTCCTCAGAACCGGCGAGTACGAAGATGGCTCGCTGGGCGAGGTGTTCATCGACATGTACAAGGAGGGCGCGTCGTTCAAGGGCTTGCTCAACTGCTTCGCCGTGCTCGCCTCCAAGGCGCTCCAGTACGGAATGCCGCTCGAAGAGCTGGTGGACAGCTTCACCTTTACCCGCTTCGAGCCTGCGGGCGCGGTGCAGGGACACAACGCCATCAAGAACTCGACCTCGATTCTCGACTACGTTTTCCGCTCCATCGGCTACGACTACCTCGGACGCAAGGATTTTGTGCACGTGAAGGCGGTCGATGAGGTGCCGGAGGTGACGACGAATGGCAATGGTAATGGAAACGGCAAGGCGCACAAAGCCAAAGACTCAGAGGCGGAACTTGCTGTTCACACAGCCAAAGCTCACGCAGATGACAACAGCGTTTTGAGAAGCCAGGCCGCCCAGGCCAAAGTGCAAGGCTACACCGGCGAGCAGTGCGAAAATTGTGGATCGGTACGAGTAAAGCAGAACGGCACATGCAAGGTGTGCGAGGATTGCGGAATGACGACTGGTTGTTCGTGA
- a CDS encoding ECs_2282 family putative zinc-binding protein, with amino-acid sequence MNMDKYNREVSLLCPTCGCTDFSYREGVEESIEMMMCASCNRIFTKDELIRENGENIDEHLSEIKKELTEDIVDEFSRSLKKAFSGSKYIRIK; translated from the coding sequence ATGAACATGGATAAATATAATAGAGAGGTCAGCTTGCTATGTCCTACGTGTGGCTGTACGGATTTTTCTTATCGAGAAGGTGTGGAGGAAAGTATTGAGATGATGATGTGTGCTTCATGTAATAGAATATTTACAAAGGATGAACTAATCAGGGAAAATGGCGAGAATATTGATGAGCATTTGTCTGAGATAAAGAAAGAACTTACTGAGGATATTGTTGATGAATTCAGTAGGTCTTTAAAAAAAGCATTTAGTGGTAGTAAATATATAAGGATTAAATAA
- a CDS encoding type II TA system antitoxin MqsA family protein, with protein MNTKKCPSCGHSGMIDKVLEETLTYGGKSMTLHDMHGQFCPECGEGIWDEESYRRYTEAQEGLVRAIKGDPAADIRRIRRKLKLTQAQLAISFGVGKVAFSRYERGETKPPAPLLKLLKLIDRHPDLLAEIEKM; from the coding sequence ATGAATACGAAGAAATGTCCCTCATGCGGTCACAGCGGTATGATCGACAAGGTTTTGGAGGAAACGCTCACGTATGGCGGTAAATCGATGACGCTGCATGATATGCACGGCCAGTTCTGCCCGGAGTGTGGCGAAGGGATTTGGGATGAAGAGAGTTACCGGCGCTACACAGAGGCTCAGGAGGGGCTGGTACGAGCAATCAAAGGCGACCCGGCAGCAGACATCCGGCGAATCCGCAGAAAACTGAAACTGACACAGGCGCAACTCGCCATATCGTTCGGCGTCGGCAAGGTCGCGTTTTCACGTTACGAGCGTGGAGAAACCAAACCTCCCGCACCACTGCTCAAGTTGCTGAAACTCATCGACCGGCATCCGGATTTGCTAGCGGAGATTGAGAAGATGTGA
- a CDS encoding type II toxin-antitoxin system MqsR family toxin, with protein sequence MNIKTSKMQEPATPPQKPSCGSVVYSKFRISGVRIKGVETNSTLQAQNDSARLRSSPYINLDIFIKLITVSPRTNPWFMEKRKPHYQLEKVQGIVADRNSRPFTMTALRGGLALGLTEPVMREVVLALRRVDFYKSMTTHRDHQLWQDVYHGMTPDGVPVYIKITGFDDDRPPVIQFKAK encoded by the coding sequence ATGAACATCAAGACTTCAAAAATGCAGGAACCGGCAACTCCGCCACAAAAGCCGAGCTGCGGTTCAGTAGTTTATTCAAAGTTCAGAATATCCGGGGTGAGAATCAAGGGAGTGGAAACAAATAGTACCCTGCAAGCTCAAAACGATTCGGCTCGGCTGCGCAGCTCACCTTACATCAATTTGGATATTTTTATCAAATTGATTACAGTATCTCCAAGAACAAACCCCTGGTTCATGGAGAAAAGAAAACCTCATTATCAACTTGAGAAGGTTCAAGGAATAGTCGCTGACAGAAATTCACGGCCATTTACGATGACGGCGTTGAGAGGTGGTTTGGCATTGGGATTGACGGAGCCCGTTATGCGAGAAGTTGTGCTTGCGCTCCGGAGAGTCGACTTTTACAAGTCGATGACAACTCATCGAGACCATCAGCTTTGGCAGGATGTATATCACGGAATGACACCCGATGGAGTTCCGGTTTATATCAAAATAACCGGCTTTGACGATGACCGCCCGCCGGTGATCCAGTTCAAGGCCAAATGA
- a CDS encoding UPF0158 family protein: protein MTPIIRLKDVIEGIHAIDDEVRGFLNVRTGRVVMLSVDDLDAAANGSPENAMAQEVLRSSDYRELPDQFEVDDYSIMQQFCETVDDDPLRRGLLRSMQGRGASMRIRHTVHEYGVEEAWSAFRKEALRPIAIEWLEKHELDSYPGYSEL from the coding sequence ATGACTCCGATCATTCGGCTAAAAGATGTCATCGAGGGAATACATGCAATCGACGATGAGGTCAGGGGTTTTTTGAATGTTCGGACAGGTCGGGTCGTGATGCTGTCGGTTGACGACCTGGACGCGGCGGCGAATGGCTCCCCTGAGAATGCGATGGCGCAAGAGGTGCTGCGTTCAAGCGATTACCGCGAGTTGCCGGATCAGTTCGAAGTCGATGACTATTCGATCATGCAGCAGTTTTGCGAGACGGTTGACGACGACCCGCTGCGGCGTGGTCTGCTGCGGAGCATGCAGGGGCGGGGCGCGTCGATGCGCATCAGGCATACGGTGCATGAATACGGCGTCGAAGAGGCGTGGTCGGCGTTTCGTAAAGAGGCGTTGCGGCCCATTGCTATCGAGTGGCTTGAAAAGCACGAGCTTGATTCTTACCCCGGATATTCTGAACTTTGA
- a CDS encoding cache domain-containing protein, translating to MSRFISILMSAVLALCLLTVRAEAKTEPVPVKLEPEVALGAYMGLLEEHLGGILRTEKVVAESIEAMSGRWDMVWPLLARFSQDLPTDAAVWYMMPDGRYFSTAKGGLTDQNLSDRAYFPTLKAGKEVLGELVISKSIGQRSIIVATPVFSAEGKLVAAIGVSVDAVKLAELVESRMTLPDNTYFYALDANTKVTLHRYQARLFKTVSEVGNDESLGDDFKKVMGKEQGVFDYSLNGKNMTSIFRKSPVLGWYFFIAQEAQEAQEVK from the coding sequence ATGTCCAGATTTATTTCAATCCTGATGTCTGCCGTGCTGGCGCTGTGTTTGCTGACGGTTCGCGCCGAGGCGAAAACCGAGCCGGTTCCGGTCAAGCTTGAGCCGGAGGTTGCTCTTGGTGCTTACATGGGACTGCTCGAAGAGCATCTGGGAGGCATTCTGCGAACCGAAAAGGTCGTTGCCGAGAGCATCGAGGCGATGTCGGGCAGGTGGGACATGGTTTGGCCGCTGCTTGCACGTTTCAGCCAGGATCTGCCGACCGATGCTGCGGTGTGGTACATGATGCCCGACGGTCGTTACTTCTCCACCGCAAAAGGTGGACTGACCGATCAGAATCTCAGTGACCGCGCCTATTTCCCGACACTCAAGGCCGGCAAGGAGGTACTCGGTGAGCTGGTAATCAGCAAATCGATCGGCCAGCGCTCGATCATCGTTGCTACGCCGGTGTTCTCTGCTGAAGGCAAGCTCGTCGCGGCGATTGGCGTTTCGGTCGATGCGGTCAAGCTTGCCGAGCTTGTCGAATCCCGCATGACTCTGCCGGACAACACCTACTTCTATGCGCTCGATGCCAACACCAAAGTCACGTTGCACCGCTATCAGGCGCGGCTGTTCAAAACGGTTTCCGAAGTCGGTAATGACGAAAGCCTCGGCGATGATTTCAAGAAGGTGATGGGCAAGGAGCAGGGGGTTTTCGACTATTCACTCAACGGCAAGAACATGACCTCGATTTTCCGGAAATCTCCGGTTCTCGGCTGGTACTTCTTCATCGCCCAAGAGGCCCAAGAGGCCCAAGAGGTCAAGTAA
- a CDS encoding nucleoside deaminase yields MDRDREFMALALEQARKSYEEGGVPVGAVMVENGKLIAAGHNQRVQNADPIAHGEMDCIRKAGRRARYDTVTLYTTLSPCMMCAGAIVQFGIGRVVVGEDRNFKGNAEFLREHGVEVTLLDDEGCRALMDTFIAERPDLWDEDIAGNE; encoded by the coding sequence ATGGACAGAGATCGGGAGTTTATGGCGCTGGCCCTCGAACAGGCGAGGAAAAGCTATGAAGAGGGCGGCGTGCCGGTCGGGGCGGTGATGGTTGAAAATGGCAAGCTCATCGCCGCCGGCCATAACCAGCGCGTGCAGAACGCCGACCCGATTGCGCACGGCGAGATGGACTGCATTCGGAAAGCGGGCCGCCGCGCCCGGTACGACACCGTGACGCTCTACACAACGCTTTCGCCCTGCATGATGTGCGCGGGTGCAATCGTGCAATTCGGCATCGGGCGGGTCGTTGTCGGGGAGGACAGGAACTTCAAGGGCAACGCCGAATTCCTCCGCGAGCATGGCGTCGAAGTCACGCTTCTTGACGACGAAGGGTGCCGTGCCCTGATGGACACCTTCATAGCCGAACGCCCCGATTTGTGGGATGAGGATATTGCCGGTAATGAGTGA
- a CDS encoding YiiX/YebB-like N1pC/P60 family cysteine hydrolase: MTWFKRSLQALVPVVMILIVMAVMNGSAKEEPAPNALALHIDEQAVENGDMIFRRGVGLVSDFVVSVDQASRFSHVGIICKQDGQTYVIHILPDEGRGDDDSVRMEPLSLFLSPANASGFAVCRLSGKHRAVAQRAASQALAFWKKQVCYDYDLDASNARRLYCSELVWQAYKMAGIDLTDGVLQRVTIPFYQGRYVLISRLLNSRWLETLQQQ, from the coding sequence ATGACTTGGTTCAAGAGAAGCTTGCAGGCGTTGGTGCCGGTGGTGATGATCCTGATCGTCATGGCGGTGATGAACGGGTCGGCGAAAGAGGAGCCAGCGCCGAACGCCCTTGCCTTGCACATCGATGAGCAAGCGGTTGAAAACGGTGACATGATTTTTCGCCGTGGCGTGGGATTGGTGAGCGATTTTGTCGTTTCGGTTGACCAAGCATCCCGGTTCTCCCATGTCGGGATTATCTGCAAACAGGACGGGCAGACCTATGTGATCCATATTCTTCCCGATGAAGGGCGTGGTGATGACGATTCCGTGCGAATGGAACCTCTTTCTCTTTTCCTGTCGCCCGCCAATGCTTCCGGTTTTGCCGTATGCCGCTTGTCCGGCAAGCATCGCGCAGTTGCGCAGCGTGCTGCCAGCCAGGCGCTCGCCTTTTGGAAAAAACAGGTATGTTACGACTACGACCTCGATGCCTCCAATGCTCGACGCCTCTATTGCTCGGAACTGGTCTGGCAGGCATACAAAATGGCCGGGATCGACCTTACCGACGGCGTGTTGCAACGGGTGACCATTCCGTTCTATCAGGGGCGATATGTCCTGATTTCGAGGTTGCTGAACAGCCGCTGGCTTGAAACTCTACAACAACAATAA
- a CDS encoding DUF4878 domain-containing protein has product MKLTSLRATVLVMMMALLASCGLFKPGPSKVVKNFYHDVEAGKIEEATKLFSAQVQQTFGSKLSTVMSSQTRKIEQKGGIKSIDTKENITGDLAKVEYTVTYKDGSTEQGSIDLIKEKGDWKIQLGPNK; this is encoded by the coding sequence ATGAAGCTGACATCTCTTCGTGCAACGGTGCTGGTTATGATGATGGCGTTACTGGCATCATGCGGTTTGTTCAAACCGGGGCCGTCAAAGGTGGTCAAGAATTTCTATCATGATGTCGAGGCGGGCAAGATTGAAGAGGCGACAAAGCTGTTTTCTGCCCAGGTTCAGCAAACCTTCGGCTCGAAACTTTCCACGGTCATGTCGTCTCAAACCCGGAAAATCGAACAGAAAGGCGGCATCAAATCCATTGACACCAAGGAGAACATCACGGGCGATCTCGCAAAGGTGGAGTACACGGTGACCTATAAAGATGGCTCGACAGAACAGGGTTCGATCGACCTGATCAAGGAGAAGGGGGACTGGAAGATTCAGTTAGGCCCGAACAAGTAG
- a CDS encoding cell division ATP-binding protein FtsE — MIAFINTDLDLGKRPIFRNLNLTIQPGELVYIVGRSGSGKTTLLKSLYMEVKPSKGEVIVNGLSSRGVRRRKIAMLRRKLGIVFQDFRLLEDRNVYDNLAFVLKVTGTKHSLIKEKVLTALKEVGLENSAKEMVENLSGGEQQRVAIARALVGNPIAIIADEPTGNLDPETSLEILEYLKKINDSGISVIIGTHDYELVRHHPSRTLMISDMNLVECTIEPAPTGTCWRPVPKATAKAS, encoded by the coding sequence ATGATCGCCTTCATCAACACCGACCTCGACCTCGGAAAGAGGCCCATTTTCAGGAACCTGAATCTCACCATCCAGCCCGGCGAGCTGGTCTATATCGTCGGCCGGAGCGGCAGCGGCAAAACCACGCTGCTCAAATCGCTCTATATGGAAGTCAAGCCGTCAAAAGGCGAAGTCATCGTCAACGGCCTAAGCTCAAGAGGAGTCCGGCGGCGCAAGATCGCCATGCTCCGGCGCAAACTCGGCATCGTATTCCAGGACTTCAGGCTGCTCGAAGACCGCAACGTGTACGACAACCTTGCCTTTGTGCTCAAGGTCACCGGCACCAAACACTCGCTTATCAAGGAGAAGGTGCTGACCGCCCTGAAAGAGGTCGGCCTTGAAAACTCCGCAAAAGAGATGGTGGAAAACCTCTCCGGCGGCGAACAGCAGCGGGTAGCCATCGCACGTGCGCTGGTCGGCAACCCGATCGCTATCATTGCCGATGAACCCACCGGGAACCTCGATCCCGAGACCTCGCTCGAAATCCTCGAATACCTGAAGAAGATCAACGACAGCGGCATCAGCGTCATCATCGGCACTCACGATTACGAGCTTGTGCGCCACCACCCTTCGCGCACGCTCATGATCAGCGACATGAACCTCGTCGAATGTACCATCGAACCTGCGCCCACCGGCACCTGCTGGCGCCCCGTCCCCAAAGCGACAGCGAAGGCGTCGTGA
- the pdxA gene encoding 4-hydroxythreonine-4-phosphate dehydrogenase PdxA, translating to MRIVFSIGDIHGIGPEIILKSVLALPSGKDTCVVAGSFKALEFYRDRLDLPVELRQIGGADAIATIAPEPGVLHVLSVAEPDTVEPGTLSKTAGEIAMRSLETAATLCRDGVCDALVTAPLHKEAIALAGYRNTGHTDFLADFFGVSSQIMLFVDPVSGLKVALATIHEALAKVPELVRSMDLDGFFTTLAGSMQRDFRLESPKIAVLGLNPHASDGGVMGNEETTIIQPAIERLARSMQIEGPFPADGFFGAKRYLDYDLIVAMYHDQGLLPFKVLAFDTGINVTLGLPIVRTSPDHGTGFDKAGKGTASERSFLEATRLAATIARNRTQTTE from the coding sequence ATGCGCATCGTTTTTTCAATTGGCGACATCCACGGCATCGGCCCTGAAATCATCCTGAAAAGCGTGCTCGCACTGCCTTCGGGAAAGGACACCTGCGTCGTCGCCGGATCGTTCAAAGCGCTTGAATTTTATCGCGACCGGCTCGACCTGCCGGTGGAATTGCGGCAAATCGGCGGGGCAGATGCTATTGCGACCATCGCGCCTGAACCGGGCGTACTGCACGTGCTGAGCGTTGCCGAGCCGGATACCGTCGAGCCCGGTACACTCTCGAAAACCGCCGGGGAGATTGCGATGCGCTCGCTTGAAACCGCCGCCACGCTCTGTCGTGACGGAGTCTGCGACGCGCTGGTCACCGCGCCGCTGCACAAGGAGGCGATTGCGCTCGCCGGTTATCGCAACACCGGCCACACCGATTTCCTCGCTGATTTCTTCGGCGTCTCGTCGCAAATCATGCTCTTCGTCGATCCGGTCTCCGGCCTCAAGGTCGCGCTGGCCACGATCCACGAAGCGCTCGCGAAAGTGCCGGAGCTGGTGCGGTCGATGGATCTGGACGGCTTTTTCACCACGCTCGCCGGATCGATGCAGCGCGACTTCCGGCTCGAATCGCCGAAGATCGCCGTGCTCGGTCTGAACCCGCACGCCTCGGACGGCGGCGTCATGGGCAACGAAGAGACGACCATCATCCAGCCGGCAATCGAGCGGCTGGCGAGGTCGATGCAGATCGAAGGCCCCTTTCCGGCGGACGGATTTTTCGGCGCGAAACGCTACCTTGATTACGACCTCATCGTCGCCATGTACCATGACCAGGGCTTGCTGCCCTTCAAGGTGCTCGCCTTTGACACGGGCATCAACGTCACGCTCGGCCTGCCCATCGTCCGCACTTCGCCTGACCACGGCACCGGCTTCGACAAAGCGGGCAAGGGCACCGCGTCGGAACGCAGTTTTCTCGAAGCCACACGGCTTGCCGCAACCATCGCAAGGAACAGAACGCAAACTACAGAGTAA